From a single Bdellovibrionales bacterium CG10_big_fil_rev_8_21_14_0_10_45_34 genomic region:
- a CDS encoding Na(+)/H(+) antiporter subunit B (subunit B of antiporter complex involved in resistance to high concentrations of Na+, K+, Li+ and/or alkali) codes for MRSPILETSCRFLMPILFLFSFFLLLRGHNEPGGGFIAGLVASGAYSLFLLSYQARPLAAISEIHLLGIGLLVATGSGLLSLFQGKNFMTGHWMHLGGATDSVAHFGTPVIFDIGVFLVVLGMVSLVVRTFVDLKE; via the coding sequence ATGAGAAGTCCCATCTTAGAGACAAGTTGCCGGTTTTTGATGCCTATTTTGTTTTTGTTCTCATTTTTTCTATTACTTCGCGGGCATAACGAACCCGGAGGTGGCTTTATCGCAGGACTTGTAGCATCTGGGGCTTACAGTTTATTTTTATTGTCTTACCAAGCACGACCACTCGCGGCTATCTCTGAAATTCATCTGCTTGGCATAGGCCTACTCGTTGCGACTGGCTCAGGGCTACTTTCGCTATTCCAAGGCAAAAACTTTATGACAGGTCACTGGATGCACCTCGGTGGCGCAACAGACTCGGTAGCGCACTTTGGAACCCCAGTAATTTTTGATATCGGTGTTTTTCTGGTCGTTCTGGGCATGGTGAGCTTGGTCGTGCGTACATTTGTAGATTTAAAGGAATAA
- a CDS encoding cation:proton antiporter (subunit C of antiporter complex involved in resistance to high concentrations of Na+, K+, Li+ and/or alkali), whose amino-acid sequence MALVTSVFVGLLFFGATYLILARSFIRLILGLSLLSNAVNLLIFTAGGFQRFSPPLVSVGGSNVAIERISDPLPQALVLTAIVISFGILSFALALTYRVIKVTRSDNMNTLSEGS is encoded by the coding sequence ATGGCTCTTGTAACAAGTGTTTTTGTAGGACTCCTTTTTTTCGGCGCAACCTACCTTATACTCGCGCGCAGCTTTATAAGGCTGATCTTGGGCTTGAGCTTACTAAGTAATGCTGTAAATCTTTTGATATTTACTGCTGGAGGATTTCAGCGATTTAGTCCGCCACTAGTTTCCGTTGGCGGCAGTAACGTAGCTATCGAACGCATTTCTGATCCACTACCGCAGGCTTTGGTGCTTACGGCCATTGTCATAAGTTTCGGAATTCTTTCGTTTGCGTTAGCTCTCACATACCGGGTGATCAAAGTCACAAGGAGTGACAACATGAACACTCTCTCTGAGGGTTCGTGA
- a CDS encoding Na+/H+ antiporter subunit D, translating into MAIVLPLLIPLLSAIFSLLLWHSPKSQRALALIGSLSHLLSGIWLLKLVNETPIITYAMGNWSAPYGIVFIADGISAWLILLSGFMYFVSQLSQVTLKKADKSFAEATFIHFLIFGVSGAFLTGDLFNLYVWFEVLLVSSFVLMTLGGKPAQIRAGLKYMALNLIGSTLFLSALGLIYGWLGTLNMAHIAYRLSHVNDGSVVLAIGLLLTVAFGLKAAIFPLFGWLPESYPSADPEITALFSALLTKVGVYALLRLYAFMLPPNSLAAELLIGLSVITMVVGVLGAASQYSIRKILSFHIVSQIGYITLAIAIGGAQALSAAMFYLIHNVLAKANLFLIGGEIERGPEKTDELKSLGGLYGKSTFLTVTFLISAFSLAGIPPLSGFFAKYSVIASAIKLNYFWSAVVAAIVGILTLFSMIKIWNEAFWKENPAAGVHSPQKEKILWGNKVSITVVCLATLSLTIWYQPMKSSLDKAANKLLDRESYYEAVFSHGLLKANSTEMPTPQPAEDGPSEERGKLQ; encoded by the coding sequence ATGGCTATTGTCTTACCGCTTTTGATTCCGCTTCTGTCGGCTATTTTCTCTCTGTTGTTGTGGCATAGTCCAAAGTCCCAACGTGCCTTAGCGCTTATCGGCTCCCTATCCCACTTGCTGAGCGGCATATGGCTTCTAAAGTTAGTCAATGAAACCCCTATCATTACCTATGCCATGGGTAATTGGTCGGCACCTTACGGCATTGTCTTTATTGCCGATGGAATCAGCGCTTGGTTAATTCTCCTCAGCGGCTTCATGTATTTCGTCAGTCAACTTTCGCAAGTGACCCTCAAGAAGGCAGACAAATCATTTGCTGAAGCTACATTCATTCACTTTCTGATATTTGGAGTGTCAGGCGCTTTTTTAACTGGAGATCTATTTAATCTCTACGTGTGGTTCGAAGTTCTGCTTGTATCTTCTTTTGTTCTCATGACATTGGGCGGAAAGCCCGCGCAGATACGTGCAGGGTTAAAGTACATGGCACTTAACCTCATTGGATCCACCCTTTTTCTCTCAGCTTTAGGTTTAATTTATGGCTGGCTCGGCACCCTAAATATGGCCCATATCGCGTACCGATTGTCACACGTCAATGACGGCTCTGTAGTACTTGCTATTGGCCTTTTGCTCACGGTTGCGTTTGGGCTAAAGGCAGCGATCTTTCCGTTATTTGGTTGGCTGCCAGAATCTTACCCTTCTGCGGATCCTGAAATAACAGCGTTGTTTTCAGCGCTGCTTACTAAAGTTGGTGTCTATGCATTGTTGCGCTTGTATGCATTTATGCTTCCTCCTAACAGCTTAGCAGCAGAACTACTTATCGGTCTTTCTGTAATCACAATGGTCGTAGGTGTTTTGGGTGCCGCTAGCCAGTACTCAATTCGAAAGATTCTGTCATTTCATATCGTAAGTCAGATCGGGTATATCACCCTTGCGATTGCTATCGGCGGTGCTCAAGCCTTGTCAGCAGCAATGTTTTATTTAATTCACAATGTTCTTGCAAAGGCCAACTTATTTTTGATCGGAGGAGAGATCGAGCGCGGCCCCGAAAAAACAGACGAGCTAAAATCACTAGGCGGCCTGTACGGAAAATCCACCTTCCTAACCGTGACTTTTCTCATTTCGGCTTTTTCTCTTGCCGGCATTCCGCCCCTCAGCGGTTTTTTTGCCAAATATTCGGTGATAGCGTCCGCCATTAAGTTGAACTATTTTTGGAGTGCTGTTGTAGCCGCCATAGTTGGAATTCTGACATTGTTTTCGATGATAAAGATTTGGAACGAAGCGTTTTGGAAGGAAAACCCGGCTGCCGGCGTTCACTCACCGCAAAAAGAAAAAATTCTTTGGGGTAATAAAGTCAGCATTACTGTTGTCTGTCTAGCAACTCTTTCGTTAACGATTTGGTATCAACCTATGAAGAGTTCACTTGATAAGGCTGCGAACAAACTCTTAGACCGCGAAAGCTATTACGAAGCAGTTTTTTCACATGGCTTACTCAAAGCCAATTCGACCGAAATGCCGACCCCGCAACCTGCTGAAGACGGGCCCTCAGAAGAGCGAGGGAAACTACAGTGA
- a CDS encoding Na+/H+ antiporter subunit G: MIKLAGYLGEFFLIFGSLFFLIACLGIVRFPDLYTRVHAASKAATLGVAGIGLCAFIILDSTAASTRSLLFIGFFFLTAPVASHMISRAAYTLGVHLVPKSARDDLKKSGHFASEK; the protein is encoded by the coding sequence ATGATTAAGTTGGCCGGCTATTTAGGTGAGTTTTTCTTGATTTTTGGGAGCCTTTTTTTTCTCATCGCCTGTTTAGGGATTGTGAGATTCCCAGATCTTTACACCAGAGTTCACGCAGCCTCTAAAGCCGCGACTCTAGGAGTTGCTGGAATCGGCCTTTGTGCATTTATCATTTTAGATTCAACGGCAGCTTCAACAAGATCGCTTTTATTCATAGGATTTTTCTTTTTAACAGCCCCCGTTGCCTCGCACATGATTTCTCGCGCGGCCTACACACTTGGTGTGCATTTAGTTCCTAAGTCGGCGCGCGACGATTTAAAAAAATCTGGCCATTTTGCATCTGAAAAGTAA
- a CDS encoding nitroreductase: MMFTDTILSRWSPREYSAKTINDNDLKTIFESVRWAQSSFNEQPWRYLIARKGSPKRKSLEELLSAGNHYAFEADILGVAFAKDAFSHNDVPNRSAQHDLGAANQILTLTAWTLGINARMMAGFDNQKARTLAPTGFDPMAMFVLGYATEKALKEGPGDRKRRNATEYVWNGEWEEPFFK; the protein is encoded by the coding sequence ATGATGTTTACTGACACAATACTGAGTCGATGGAGTCCGCGAGAGTATTCCGCTAAAACTATTAACGATAATGACCTTAAAACTATTTTCGAATCTGTCAGGTGGGCTCAATCTAGCTTCAACGAACAACCTTGGCGTTATCTCATTGCTCGCAAAGGAAGTCCGAAAAGAAAGAGTCTAGAAGAACTGCTATCGGCGGGTAACCATTATGCGTTTGAGGCTGATATTCTCGGTGTCGCCTTCGCAAAGGATGCTTTTTCTCACAACGATGTACCCAATAGATCAGCTCAGCACGATTTGGGCGCAGCTAACCAAATACTCACTCTCACCGCCTGGACACTCGGCATCAATGCTAGAATGATGGCCGGCTTTGACAATCAGAAAGCCCGAACCTTGGCACCAACGGGCTTTGATCCTATGGCGATGTTCGTACTAGGCTACGCAACGGAAAAAGCATTGAAAGAAGGGCCTGGCGACAGGAAAAGACGCAATGCAACAGAGTACGTTTGGAATGGTGAGTGGGAAGAGCCTTTTTTCAAGTAA
- a CDS encoding ferrous iron transport protein A, with protein MKNLSKFVKGGHYRVDTLDGPKELCQRLLELGFKPGQTFHIVQKTPFGDPIVIEVDETTVALRQEELRCLRVTS; from the coding sequence ATGAAAAATCTGAGTAAGTTTGTTAAAGGCGGTCACTATCGAGTGGATACCCTTGATGGACCCAAGGAACTTTGCCAACGTCTTCTTGAGTTGGGGTTTAAGCCCGGCCAAACGTTTCATATTGTTCAAAAAACTCCCTTTGGCGATCCGATCGTGATCGAAGTCGACGAAACCACTGTAGCTCTGAGGCAAGAAGAGCTGAGATGTCTCAGGGTAACAAGTTAA
- a CDS encoding ferrous iron transporter B has product MLDIALVGSPNSGKTTLFNWMTGSRYHTSNFPGTTVEYFSGNILGVYSQTDISITDTPGIYSLSPKSEEEKVTYDLLKSDREFKGLVFVLDISQVRRQLPLLENVMTLGYPIVLALTMNDIVDDDKRSKLEDVQLWKVLTGLDAVLINGRLGGGVKELIAKAEAVISSSPLHHEEHRSSRQQFVPQVDSLQTRFEQTFGQEGFIRKSLTKNRQRDAFLLHPLWGIASFSAIMGGLFYALFFLAAPFMDFIDGGFTSLAESVNAALPPGLLSEFLSQGMVASFGAVAVFVPQIFILFFLLTLLEDTGYLARVAAVFDRPLRKMGLNGRSVVSILSGYACAIPAMMSARTIPSTRERLTTIFMLPLMSCSARLPVFALLLGLLFWQKPAWMPAATLTLIYLLSLVFGILAAVVFSRLIPAGRKTTASAGFFALELPIYRRPRTAFALRRGLDKTKTFLLRAGPVIFVVSVIIWLLSTFPNFGAADAERFNTSFLASIGRYLEPLFLQMGVSWQVGVALVASFAAREVFVSSLVSVFALSQDEDNLSSLIGFLSEQTLPNGTPVFTIASIISLILFFMISLQCFSTVAVAQRETKSWTFALSQFSVFTIAGYLIAVAAYKLLT; this is encoded by the coding sequence ATGCTGGATATTGCACTGGTCGGAAGCCCCAATAGCGGCAAGACAACTCTGTTCAATTGGATGACCGGTTCGCGCTATCACACATCGAACTTTCCAGGCACAACAGTCGAATACTTTTCAGGCAATATTCTAGGCGTCTACTCACAAACTGATATCAGCATAACTGACACACCTGGCATTTATAGCCTTAGTCCAAAGTCCGAAGAAGAAAAAGTCACATATGACCTTTTGAAGAGCGATAGAGAATTCAAAGGTTTGGTATTTGTTCTCGATATCTCGCAAGTTCGTCGTCAACTCCCACTTCTTGAAAATGTCATGACCCTCGGATATCCCATTGTTTTGGCGCTAACCATGAATGACATCGTAGACGACGACAAGCGTTCAAAGTTGGAGGACGTCCAACTCTGGAAAGTGCTAACAGGTCTTGATGCCGTTCTTATTAACGGAAGACTGGGCGGCGGCGTAAAGGAACTTATTGCGAAGGCAGAAGCAGTCATAAGCAGCTCTCCGCTGCATCATGAAGAGCATAGGAGTTCTCGTCAGCAATTTGTACCCCAAGTGGATAGCCTTCAAACTCGATTCGAACAAACCTTCGGCCAAGAAGGTTTTATACGAAAGTCGTTAACAAAAAACAGACAGCGAGATGCTTTTCTCTTACATCCCCTATGGGGTATCGCCAGTTTTTCGGCGATCATGGGCGGCCTGTTTTACGCGTTGTTTTTCTTAGCCGCCCCGTTCATGGACTTCATTGATGGTGGTTTTACATCTTTAGCTGAATCAGTTAATGCAGCACTTCCGCCGGGGTTACTTTCTGAGTTTCTTTCGCAAGGAATGGTCGCCAGCTTTGGCGCCGTGGCAGTCTTTGTACCTCAAATATTTATTTTATTTTTCCTGTTAACTCTTTTAGAAGATACAGGATATTTGGCGCGTGTTGCTGCAGTTTTTGACCGCCCTCTTAGAAAAATGGGCCTTAACGGGCGCTCCGTTGTGTCTATTTTATCGGGTTATGCATGCGCCATCCCGGCGATGATGTCAGCGCGTACAATTCCGTCTACGAGGGAGCGGTTAACGACGATATTCATGTTGCCTCTTATGTCTTGTAGTGCGCGGCTACCTGTCTTTGCCTTGTTGCTTGGCTTATTGTTCTGGCAGAAGCCCGCTTGGATGCCCGCTGCCACCTTGACACTGATTTATTTACTTTCGTTGGTCTTCGGAATACTCGCAGCTGTTGTTTTTTCTCGCCTCATACCGGCAGGTCGAAAAACAACTGCGTCAGCAGGCTTTTTTGCTTTGGAACTACCAATCTATCGTAGACCGCGAACTGCCTTTGCGCTCAGACGTGGATTAGATAAAACCAAAACGTTTCTTTTAAGAGCTGGACCCGTTATTTTTGTCGTCAGCGTAATCATTTGGCTTCTCTCCACCTTTCCAAATTTTGGGGCGGCCGATGCAGAGAGATTCAATACTTCTTTTTTGGCGAGCATTGGCCGATACTTAGAGCCCCTCTTTTTACAGATGGGAGTTTCTTGGCAGGTTGGCGTCGCCTTAGTGGCTTCCTTTGCGGCACGCGAAGTTTTTGTTTCTAGCTTGGTGTCAGTATTTGCCTTGTCGCAAGATGAAGACAATCTATCTAGTCTCATTGGCTTTCTTTCAGAGCAGACTCTTCCTAATGGAACGCCTGTATTTACAATAGCTTCGATTATTAGCTTAATCTTGTTTTTTATGATTTCACTTCAGTGCTTTTCAACGGTCGCAGTAGCACAACGCGAGACGAAATCCTGGACGTTTGCCCTTAGCCAATTCTCAGTGTTTACAATTGCGGGATACCTAATTGCTGTTGCTGCCTATAAACTTCTTACATGA